The Elusimicrobiota bacterium genome window below encodes:
- a CDS encoding SEC-C domain-containing protein, giving the protein MSIRSLWDKFVGKKDNGSEAKVKPSAKETALEELQKFKGDRKQLFKMLRNPQVRQQVAVLYQRMQADGVDLKNEAQVQEWANKHKDEFEKPGQAPKVEQVVYDREPLGRNDPCSCGSGKKYKKCCAAEKQ; this is encoded by the coding sequence ATGTCCATTCGATCGTTGTGGGATAAGTTTGTCGGAAAAAAAGACAACGGCTCAGAGGCCAAGGTCAAACCCAGCGCCAAAGAAACCGCGCTCGAGGAGCTTCAGAAATTCAAAGGGGACCGAAAACAGCTTTTTAAGATGTTGAGGAACCCCCAGGTCCGCCAGCAGGTTGCGGTGCTTTATCAGCGCATGCAGGCCGACGGCGTGGACCTTAAAAACGAGGCTCAGGTCCAGGAATGGGCCAACAAGCATAAAGATGAATTTGAGAAGCCCGGCCAAGCGCCCAAAGTCGAGCAGGTCGTGTACGACCGGGAACCTTTGGGCCGCAATGACCCTTGTTCCTGCGGCAGCGGCAAGAAGTATAAAAAGTGCTGCGCCGCCGAGAAACAATAA